A DNA window from Acomys russatus chromosome 7, mAcoRus1.1, whole genome shotgun sequence contains the following coding sequences:
- the LOC127192170 gene encoding olfactory receptor 51F1-like: MPQMWDNMGFLSNFTSKLPTFLLTGVPGLESAPAWISIPFCCLYATALSGNCMILFIIVAQHSLHEPMYYFLSMLSATDLGLTVSTMSTTLRILWFHANEISLDLCIVQMFFLHGFTFMESGVLVAMAFDRYVAICNPLRYTMILTNSRIIQMGFLVIMRTVVLIVPLLLLLKPVSFCKTNILSHSYCYHPDVIKLACSDTRANSICGLVDLILTTGVDIPCIVLSYILIVRSVLTIASSEERHKVFSTCVSHIGAVAIFYIPMFSLSLVHRYGRSAPKVVHSMMANVYLLLPPVLNPIIYSIKTKQIRKAILSLLLAK, encoded by the coding sequence ATGCCACAAATGTGGGACAACATGGGATTCCTAAGCAACTTCACGTCAAAGTTACCAACCTTCTTGCTGACTGGCGTTCCTGGCCTAGAATCTGCTCCTGCCTGGATCTCCATCCCCTTCTGTTGCCTTTATGCCACCGCTCTCTCTGGCAACTGCATGATCCTCTTTATCATTGTGGCCCAGCACAGCCTGCATGAACCTATGTACTATTTTCTCTCCATGCTCTCCGCCACTGACCTGGGTCTGACTGTTTCTACAATGTCAACCACCTTGAGGATACTGTGGTTTCACGCGAATGAAATCAGTCTAGATTTATGCATTGTTCAGATGTTTTTTCTTCATGGATTTACATTTATGGAATCTGGTGTGCTTGTAGCTATGGCGTTTGACCGTTATGTAGCGATCTGCAACCCTCTTAGATACACTATGATTCTTACTAATTCTAGAATCATTCAGATGGGTTTCCTAGTGATTATGCGCACTGTAGTATTAATTGTCCCACTTCTTTTGCTCCTTAAGCCCGTCTCTTTCTGTAAGACGAATATCCTGTCCCACTCCTACTGCTATCATCCAGATGTGATTAAGTTAGCATGTTCAGACACTCGGGCCAACAGCATCTGTGGATTAGTTGATCTCATTCTGACCACAGGGGTAGATATTCCGTGCATTGTCTTGTCTTATATACTGATCGTTCGCTCTGTCCTCACTATTGCCTCCTCTGAAGAAAGGCACAAGGTCTTCAGCACCTGTGTGTCCCACATTGGAGCAGTTGCTATTTTCTATATCCCTATGTTTAGCCTGTCTCTAGTGCATCGCTATGGTCGGTCAGCCCCCAAAGTAGTCCATTCAATGATGGCCAATGTTTACCTTCTTTTACCCCCTGTGCTCAACCCCATCATTTATAGCATAAAGACAAAACAGATCCGAAAGGCTATTCTTAGTTTGCTCCTTGCAAAATAA